The following are encoded together in the Bacteroidales bacterium MB20-C3-3 genome:
- a CDS encoding glutamate synthase-related protein, with translation MSHSPKLSSLFNNTKLRTPNDISDLSGMCSVCSDKCPGLCEIGLSAVRGIEAAYPFGTANNQFASEKVYPFDFSHFNINGRVFGAMGAAEDSETTNVHSVDISYEFGYERKIKLRAPVILPAMAKLNWQDYYSGAAMAGIMVVIGENAIKLDKDLRHDSNGKISHAPFLGKMVEYFRRYDRGYGDIILQVNADDIVLGTAEYALQNFDLKSIEIKFGQAAKGIQHVAPVNSAEEAEFLKKNGYLVFENPNGSGLIQCGRLPMWNEASFGEIIARFRTYGAKNIFFKMAGFDVNDIRRVLQIASANNVDLITFDGAGGGSGNSPNKMMNEWSHPTIDLIKIVNRLVGELREENLWIPEIAIAGGIAMEDTMFKALALGAPNIKLVGIGRAAMAAAVTGKNIGELIENDATPASYKAFGDTADTIFKDANYIKSIYKETGKPISYGAIGLYSYLSRLSFGLKLLMALNRKFSLKYIHQSDVIPLTKEAREYTLP, from the coding sequence ATGTCACATAGTCCAAAATTATCATCGTTGTTTAACAACACAAAGCTGAGAACTCCCAATGATATATCTGATTTATCCGGGATGTGCTCAGTGTGTTCGGACAAGTGCCCCGGCTTATGCGAAATCGGGCTCTCTGCCGTAAGGGGGATTGAGGCGGCCTATCCATTCGGCACAGCAAACAACCAATTTGCATCAGAAAAGGTTTACCCTTTTGACTTTTCTCATTTTAACATTAATGGCCGTGTTTTTGGGGCGATGGGTGCGGCTGAAGACTCTGAAACAACCAATGTTCATTCTGTAGATATTTCATATGAGTTTGGTTATGAGAGAAAAATAAAGCTCAGGGCTCCGGTCATTTTACCGGCAATGGCTAAGCTTAACTGGCAGGATTACTACTCCGGGGCTGCGATGGCGGGTATAATGGTTGTGATTGGGGAGAATGCCATTAAGTTGGATAAGGATTTGCGTCATGACAGTAATGGTAAGATTTCTCATGCTCCGTTCCTTGGTAAGATGGTTGAGTATTTCAGGCGGTATGACAGAGGGTACGGGGATATTATTCTCCAGGTTAATGCCGATGATATTGTTTTGGGCACGGCGGAGTATGCCTTGCAAAACTTTGATCTGAAGTCAATTGAAATTAAATTCGGACAGGCTGCAAAGGGAATTCAGCATGTGGCGCCTGTAAATTCAGCAGAAGAGGCGGAATTTCTTAAGAAAAACGGGTATTTGGTTTTTGAGAATCCAAATGGTTCTGGACTGATTCAGTGTGGCCGACTACCTATGTGGAATGAGGCCTCTTTTGGGGAGATTATTGCCAGGTTCCGGACCTATGGTGCAAAAAACATATTTTTCAAAATGGCAGGGTTTGATGTTAACGATATCAGAAGAGTATTGCAAATTGCCTCTGCCAATAATGTTGACCTGATTACATTTGACGGAGCAGGAGGCGGTAGTGGCAACAGCCCTAATAAAATGATGAATGAGTGGAGCCATCCAACAATTGATCTTATAAAAATCGTAAACAGGCTGGTTGGAGAGCTGAGAGAGGAGAATTTGTGGATTCCGGAAATAGCAATTGCCGGAGGTATCGCAATGGAGGACACTATGTTCAAGGCATTGGCACTGGGGGCACCAAATATTAAATTAGTAGGTATAGGCCGGGCTGCAATGGCCGCAGCTGTCACAGGGAAGAATATTGGAGAATTAATTGAAAATGATGCCACTCCCGCCTCCTACAAAGCTTTTGGGGATACTGCCGATACCATTTTCAAAGATGCCAATTATATCAAAAGCATTTACAAAGAGACCGGCAAGCCAATCTCTTACGGTGCTATCGGCCTCTACTCCTACCTTTCCAGGCTCTCATTCGGACTGAAGCTCCTTATGGCCCTCAACCGCAAATTCAGCCTTAAATACATCCATCAGTCAGATGTAATTCCGTTGACAAAAGAGGCGCGAGAGTATACCTTGCCATAG
- a CDS encoding DUF2089 family protein, translated as MNIMEKRLPVLCPSCDSQLRVSSMLCEHCDTTVTGFFQLPVLMRLDQKEQSFILEFVKSSGSLKIMAEKLKLSYPTVRNMLDDLIEKIVKMDEK; from the coding sequence ATAAATATAATGGAAAAGAGATTACCTGTTTTGTGTCCCAGCTGCGACTCTCAGTTAAGAGTCAGTAGTATGCTGTGTGAACATTGCGATACTACAGTAACCGGATTTTTTCAGTTACCTGTTTTAATGAGGCTTGATCAGAAAGAGCAGTCATTTATTTTGGAATTCGTAAAGAGTAGTGGTAGCCTGAAAATTATGGCTGAAAAGCTTAAACTCAGCTATCCTACTGTAAGAAATATGCTTGACGACCTTATAGAGAAAATTGTTAAAATGGATGAAAAATGA
- a CDS encoding GNAT family N-acetyltransferase — MELIVDNTIKLRQLIKEDAADIFAAINSQREYLGKWLPFVEQTKSVFDTQSFVDSIIDLPKDKMEYTFTIRIDGSLAGLIGFKSTDRANRKTEIGYWLSESFQGRGIITKSVKRLCEFAFQELNMNRIQIKCAVGNSASIAVPERLGFMREGIERDGELLTGGLFTDLFIYSLLKT, encoded by the coding sequence ATGGAGTTAATAGTAGACAATACAATCAAATTAAGGCAGCTTATCAAAGAGGATGCTGCTGATATCTTTGCTGCAATAAATTCGCAGCGCGAATATCTTGGTAAATGGCTCCCGTTTGTAGAGCAGACTAAGTCAGTATTTGATACACAATCCTTTGTAGATTCTATAATTGACCTGCCTAAGGATAAAATGGAGTACACATTCACCATACGGATAGATGGCAGCCTGGCCGGACTGATTGGCTTTAAGAGTACTGACAGAGCGAACAGGAAAACCGAGATTGGATATTGGTTATCAGAGAGTTTTCAAGGTCGTGGAATAATAACGAAATCTGTTAAAAGACTTTGCGAATTTGCATTCCAGGAACTCAACATGAATAGAATTCAGATTAAATGCGCTGTTGGAAACTCAGCCAGCATAGCAGTTCCGGAAAGGCTGGGATTTATGCGGGAAGGTATAGAAAGAGATGGAGAGCTCCTTACAGGAGGCTTATTTACTGATCTTTTCATATATAGCTTATTAAAAACTTGA
- a CDS encoding LysR family transcriptional regulator codes for MDYRDKVFIAVAENLSFSKAAYELNITQPAVTRHVKELEEKYKVSLFERKGNKIYLTKAGERVYNSYKEIAQLYRGLEFEISQMQNSISGEFRIGTSSTISQYVIPKIIASFHKRYPKISIYLVNGNSFEMERQLEENITSHPGILLGRLFKVEKNTSLFFLTLE; via the coding sequence ATGGACTACAGGGACAAAGTGTTTATTGCAGTAGCAGAGAATTTGAGCTTTTCAAAAGCCGCATATGAACTGAATATTACACAGCCGGCTGTCACAAGACATGTCAAAGAGCTGGAAGAGAAATATAAAGTAAGTCTTTTTGAAAGAAAAGGGAATAAAATCTACCTGACTAAAGCTGGAGAGAGGGTCTATAATTCATATAAGGAGATAGCTCAGCTATACAGAGGTCTGGAGTTTGAGATTAGTCAGATGCAAAATAGTATCTCAGGTGAGTTCAGGATAGGAACAAGCTCTACGATTTCACAGTATGTAATTCCAAAAATAATTGCCTCTTTCCATAAACGATACCCTAAAATCAGTATATACCTTGTTAACGGAAATTCATTTGAGATGGAGCGGCAACTGGAGGAGAATATTACTTCTCATCCTGGTATACTGTTGGGAAGGCTATTTAAAGTAGAGAAGAACACTTCGTTATTTTTTCTTACTCTGGAGTAA
- a CDS encoding acyltransferase produces MEKISAAAFADTKPHYNILDGFRGVAALTVVWFHIFEAFATSHIDQRINHGYLAVDFFFILSGFVMGYAYDDRWKTMSLKEFFKRRIIRLHPMVVMGALIGAAMFYTQGCSVWDVTKISVGMLIIATVLNAFMIPATTGGEIRGVGEMYPLNGPTWSLFFEYIGNILYALFIRKLATKPLAVLVALAGVGLAIFAIWGPYGDICVGYSMTGDNILGGSLRLLFAFSAGLLMSRVFKPIRREGNGFLDKFKGGLVYYAFWIGAAAIVVLSAVPRIGGAEKLWMNGIYDTFCFAVAFPLLVYMGASGETKGKFTVRINKFLGDISYPLYMVHYPFIYLYYAWVKNENLTFEQSLPGALALFFGSIALAYICLKLYDEPVRKWLTKRFLLQSKKK; encoded by the coding sequence ATGGAAAAAATCTCAGCAGCAGCATTTGCAGATACAAAGCCACACTACAACATTTTAGACGGATTCCGGGGTGTAGCTGCATTAACGGTAGTATGGTTCCACATATTTGAGGCATTTGCAACCAGTCATATTGATCAGCGCATTAACCACGGCTATCTGGCTGTGGATTTTTTCTTTATCCTCTCCGGCTTTGTGATGGGTTACGCCTATGACGACAGGTGGAAAACCATGAGTTTGAAAGAGTTCTTTAAACGCAGGATAATAAGACTTCATCCTATGGTGGTTATGGGAGCGCTAATAGGTGCTGCAATGTTCTATACACAAGGGTGTTCCGTATGGGATGTGACAAAAATATCGGTGGGGATGCTAATAATTGCAACCGTTTTGAATGCCTTTATGATTCCAGCCACAACAGGCGGAGAAATCAGAGGAGTGGGGGAGATGTATCCGCTTAATGGCCCCACATGGTCACTCTTTTTTGAGTATATCGGCAATATACTTTATGCCCTCTTTATCCGCAAACTGGCTACAAAACCTCTTGCCGTACTGGTTGCCCTTGCAGGAGTTGGACTTGCCATTTTTGCAATCTGGGGGCCGTACGGTGATATTTGCGTGGGCTACTCAATGACAGGGGATAACATACTGGGAGGTTCGCTCCGATTGCTTTTCGCTTTCTCGGCTGGGTTGCTTATGTCAAGGGTATTTAAGCCGATCAGAAGAGAAGGTAATGGCTTTTTGGACAAATTCAAAGGAGGACTGGTTTATTACGCCTTCTGGATAGGTGCTGCGGCTATAGTGGTTTTGTCTGCTGTTCCGAGAATCGGAGGGGCAGAAAAACTATGGATGAACGGGATATACGACACATTCTGTTTTGCGGTTGCCTTTCCGCTACTGGTTTATATGGGTGCATCGGGAGAGACAAAAGGGAAATTCACTGTACGTATTAATAAATTTCTGGGAGATATTTCATATCCTCTATATATGGTTCACTATCCGTTTATTTACCTGTATTATGCATGGGTAAAGAATGAAAACCTGACTTTTGAACAATCGCTTCCCGGCGCACTTGCACTATTCTTTGGATCAATTGCACTGGCCTACATTTGCCTTAAACTTTATGATGAGCCGGTGAGAAAGTGGCTTACAAAGAGGTTTTTACTCCAGAGTAAGAAAAAATAA